From Solwaraspora sp. WMMD1047, the proteins below share one genomic window:
- a CDS encoding acyl-CoA dehydrogenase family protein produces the protein MIEWDDDQRELRGAAHRLGESLSAGHLERDASAEFARDGWRLAQQSGLLALPFDKQWGGLGRDLVTTMYVLEGLGYTCRDGGLSFSLTTHMVSTGIPLQHFGSPELQGRFLPAVCAGELIGAHAITEPEAGSDMLALRTSARIDGDSLVLNGSKAFVTNGPVADLIVVYARTDPEGGPFGTSAILVESDRPGLSVGRPMSKMGLRTSPLSELFLDDCRVPTENVIGGLGSGFLVFDHVMKWEVLCSFIVNVGEMQHRLDRVVEYARTRRQFGSHIGTFQAVAHRIVNMRIAVETARRALYDAASRVMRDEHATEDVAIAKLLASEGNLATATAAVETFGGYGYMTESGIEHDVRGALAGLIYSGTSDIQRNRIAAMMGLSKPGRG, from the coding sequence TTGATCGAGTGGGACGATGACCAGCGGGAACTCCGCGGTGCCGCGCATCGGCTCGGTGAATCGCTGAGCGCAGGCCACCTCGAACGTGATGCCTCGGCCGAGTTCGCGCGTGACGGGTGGAGGCTGGCCCAGCAGTCCGGGCTGCTGGCGCTGCCGTTCGACAAGCAGTGGGGTGGTCTGGGCCGGGACCTGGTGACCACAATGTACGTTCTGGAGGGCCTCGGGTACACCTGCCGCGACGGCGGGCTCAGCTTCTCCTTGACCACACATATGGTGAGCACCGGCATACCACTGCAGCACTTCGGCTCGCCGGAGCTCCAGGGCCGGTTTCTGCCGGCGGTCTGTGCCGGCGAGCTGATCGGCGCGCACGCGATCACGGAACCCGAAGCAGGCTCGGACATGTTGGCGCTGCGCACCAGTGCCCGGATCGACGGTGACAGCCTGGTCCTCAACGGCAGCAAGGCGTTCGTCACGAACGGACCAGTGGCTGACCTGATCGTCGTATATGCCAGAACCGATCCCGAGGGTGGACCGTTCGGCACCTCCGCCATCCTCGTGGAGAGCGACCGGCCCGGCCTCTCTGTGGGGCGGCCGATGTCGAAGATGGGCTTGCGCACCTCCCCGCTCTCCGAGTTGTTCCTCGACGACTGCCGGGTTCCGACCGAGAACGTGATCGGCGGGCTCGGCTCGGGGTTCCTGGTTTTCGACCACGTGATGAAGTGGGAAGTGCTGTGTTCCTTCATCGTCAACGTCGGTGAGATGCAGCACCGCCTCGATCGGGTCGTGGAATACGCCAGAACCCGCCGGCAGTTCGGCAGCCACATCGGCACGTTCCAGGCGGTCGCCCACCGCATCGTCAACATGCGGATCGCGGTGGAGACCGCACGGCGCGCCCTGTACGACGCCGCATCACGGGTCATGCGCGACGAGCATGCCACCGAGGACGTCGCGATCGCCAAACTGCTCGCGAGCGAGGGGAACCTGGCCACGGCGACGGCTGCCGTCGAGACGTTCGGCGGGTACGGGTACATGACGGAATCCGGGATCGAACACGACGTGCGCGGCGCCTTGGCGGGCCTGATCTATTCCGGAACGAGCGACATCCAGCGGAACCGAATCGCCGCGATGATGGGTCTGAGCAAACCCGGGCGGGGCTGA
- a CDS encoding ectoine synthase, producing MFIRTKENITAVEWGNGLSYRFLVGADGMGFTVAETVVHAGSKSRLQYRRHLEACYCIGGRGQVTTADGSVRYELRPGVLYALDQHDAHFLIADDREDLLLISVFSPALRGDEVHSLDGAGFSEY from the coding sequence TTGTTCATTCGGACCAAAGAGAACATCACCGCCGTGGAATGGGGCAACGGCCTCAGCTACCGGTTCCTCGTCGGTGCCGACGGTATGGGATTCACCGTCGCCGAAACCGTGGTGCACGCGGGAAGCAAGTCACGACTGCAGTATCGCCGGCACCTGGAGGCCTGCTACTGCATCGGCGGTCGTGGACAGGTCACCACTGCGGACGGCTCGGTGCGGTACGAACTCAGACCCGGTGTGCTGTACGCGCTCGACCAGCACGACGCGCACTTCCTGATCGCCGACGATCGGGAGGACCTGCTCCTGATCAGTGTCTTCAGCCCGGCGCTGCGGGGCGACGAGGTGCACAGCCTCGACGGTGCGGGATTCTCGGAGTACTGA